One part of the Bradyrhizobium sp. CB1650 genome encodes these proteins:
- the cyoB gene encoding cytochrome o ubiquinol oxidase subunit I, which yields MSPDLLKLIFGRLGFESLPLHEPIVVGTFVVVALGGITLLGGLTYFRLWGYLWREWFTTVDHKRIGIMYMILGIVMLLRGFADALMMRGQQMLAFGGSEGYLNAHHYDQVFTAHGVIMIFFVAMPLVTGLMNYVVPLQIGARDVSFPFLNNFSFWMTVGGAVLVMASLFIGEFARTGWLAYPPLSNIGYSPDVGVDYYIWALQVAGVGTTLSGINLICTIVKLRAPGMTMMRMPVFTWTSLCTNVLIVASFPVLTVVLALLSLDRYVGTNFFTNDFGGSPMMYVNLIWIWGHPEVYILVLPAFGIFSEVTSTFSGKRLFGYTSMVYATVVITILSYLVWLHHFFTMGSGASVNSFFGITTMIISIPTGAKMFNWLFTMYRGRIRFELPMMWTIAFMLTFVIGGMTGVLLAVPPADFVLHNSLFLIAHFHNVIIGGVVFGAFAGIGYWFPKAFGFKLDPFWGKLSFWFWVTGFYLAFMPLYVLGLMGVTRRLRVFDDPSLQIWFIIAAIGAGLVFLGIICMLVQFAVSFLRREQLKDVTGDPWDARTLEWATSSPPPAYNFAFTPVVHDNDAWWDMKKRGYQRPLTGFKPIHMPSNTGTGIILAGFATAMGFGLIWYIWWLAAASFIAMLAVGIGHTFNYHRDFDIPADEVVRTEDARTQLLEGAK from the coding sequence ATGTCTCCTGATCTTCTCAAGCTCATCTTCGGCCGGCTCGGCTTCGAATCGCTGCCGCTGCACGAGCCGATCGTCGTCGGCACCTTCGTGGTGGTCGCGCTCGGCGGCATCACGCTGCTCGGCGGCCTCACCTATTTCCGCCTCTGGGGCTATCTGTGGCGCGAGTGGTTCACCACCGTCGACCACAAGCGCATCGGCATCATGTACATGATCCTCGGCATCGTGATGCTGCTGCGCGGCTTTGCCGACGCGCTGATGATGCGCGGCCAGCAGATGCTCGCGTTTGGTGGCTCCGAGGGCTACCTCAACGCCCATCACTACGACCAGGTCTTCACCGCCCACGGCGTGATCATGATCTTCTTCGTGGCGATGCCGCTGGTCACCGGCCTGATGAACTACGTCGTGCCGCTGCAGATCGGCGCCCGCGACGTATCGTTCCCGTTCCTGAACAATTTCAGCTTCTGGATGACGGTCGGCGGCGCGGTGCTGGTGATGGCCTCGCTGTTCATCGGCGAGTTCGCCCGCACCGGCTGGCTCGCTTACCCGCCGCTGTCGAACATCGGCTACAGTCCAGACGTCGGCGTCGACTATTACATATGGGCGCTGCAGGTCGCCGGCGTCGGCACGACCTTGTCCGGCATCAACCTGATCTGCACCATCGTCAAGCTGCGGGCCCCGGGCATGACCATGATGCGGATGCCCGTCTTCACCTGGACCTCGCTCTGCACGAACGTGCTGATCGTCGCCTCGTTCCCGGTGCTCACCGTCGTGCTCGCGCTGCTCTCGCTCGACCGTTACGTCGGCACCAACTTCTTCACCAACGACTTCGGCGGCAGCCCGATGATGTACGTGAACCTGATCTGGATCTGGGGCCATCCCGAGGTCTACATCCTGGTTCTGCCGGCCTTCGGCATCTTCTCGGAAGTCACCTCGACCTTCTCGGGCAAGCGGCTGTTCGGCTACACCTCGATGGTCTACGCCACGGTGGTCATCACCATCCTGTCGTACCTGGTCTGGCTACACCACTTCTTCACCATGGGGTCGGGCGCCAGCGTCAACTCCTTCTTCGGCATCACCACGATGATCATCTCGATCCCGACGGGAGCGAAGATGTTCAACTGGCTGTTCACGATGTATCGCGGCAGAATCCGGTTCGAGCTCCCGATGATGTGGACCATCGCCTTCATGCTGACCTTCGTGATCGGCGGCATGACCGGCGTGCTGCTCGCAGTCCCCCCGGCCGACTTCGTCCTGCACAACAGCCTGTTCCTGATCGCGCACTTCCACAACGTGATCATCGGCGGCGTGGTGTTCGGCGCGTTCGCCGGCATCGGCTACTGGTTCCCGAAGGCGTTCGGCTTCAAGCTCGATCCGTTCTGGGGCAAGCTGTCGTTCTGGTTCTGGGTCACCGGCTTCTACCTTGCCTTCATGCCGCTCTATGTGCTCGGCCTGATGGGAGTGACCCGGCGTCTGCGCGTGTTCGACGATCCGAGCCTGCAGATCTGGTTCATCATCGCCGCGATCGGCGCCGGCCTCGTCTTCCTCGGCATCATCTGCATGCTGGTGCAGTTCGCGGTCAGCTTCCTCCGGCGCGAGCAGCTCAAGGACGTCACCGGCGATCCCTGGGATGCGCGCACGCTGGAATGGGCGACCTCCTCGCCGCCGCCGGCCTACAACTTCGCCTTCACGCCCGTCGTTCATGACAACGACGCGTGGTGGGACATGAAGAAGCGCGGCTATCAGCGTCCGCTGACCGGCTTCAAGCCGATCCACATGCCGAGCAACACCGGCACCGGCATCATCCTCGCCGGCTTCGCGACCGCGATGGGATTCGGCCTGATCTGGTACATCTGGTGGCTGGCCGCCGCGAGCTTCATCGCGATGCTCGCCGTCGGCATCGGCCACACCTTCAACTATCACCGCGACTTCGACATCCCGGCCGATGAGGTCGTCCGGACCGAGGACGCGCGAACCCAACTGCTCGAGGGAGCCAAGTAA
- the cyoC gene encoding cytochrome o ubiquinol oxidase subunit III: MTIAVKPTQTGEPLFYLADEHPHPEGWSTALGFWIYLMSDCLIFAILFATFGVLGGNYAAGPAPKDLFDLSLVAVNTSMLLLSSITYGFAMLTMQQNRVGLTQMWLAITGLFGAAFIGIELTEFAHMIHEGATPQRSAFLSAFFTLVGTHGLHVTCGLIWLVTLMVQVWKFGLIEANRRRLMCLSMFWHFLDVVWIGVFTFVYLLGVLR; encoded by the coding sequence ATGACGATCGCTGTCAAACCCACTCAAACGGGCGAGCCGCTGTTCTACCTCGCCGACGAGCATCCGCATCCGGAAGGATGGAGCACCGCGCTCGGCTTCTGGATCTATTTGATGAGCGACTGTCTCATCTTTGCGATCCTGTTTGCCACCTTCGGCGTGCTCGGCGGCAACTACGCCGCCGGTCCGGCGCCGAAGGACCTGTTCGACCTGTCGCTGGTCGCGGTCAACACCTCGATGCTGCTGCTGTCCTCGATCACCTATGGCTTTGCCATGCTGACGATGCAGCAGAACCGCGTCGGTCTGACGCAGATGTGGCTGGCCATCACCGGCCTGTTCGGCGCCGCCTTCATCGGCATCGAGCTCACCGAGTTCGCCCACATGATCCATGAGGGCGCGACGCCGCAGCGCAGCGCCTTCTTGTCCGCCTTCTTCACCCTGGTCGGCACCCACGGCCTGCACGTCACCTGCGGCCTGATCTGGCTGGTGACCCTGATGGTGCAGGTCTGGAAGTTCGGCCTGATCGAGGCCAACCGCCGTCGCCTGATGTGCCTGTCGATGTTCTGGCACTTCCTCGACGTGGTCTGGATCGGCGTCTTCACCTTCGTCTATCTCCTGGGAGTGCTGCGATGA